A single region of the Planctomycetaceae bacterium genome encodes:
- a CDS encoding ParA family protein yields MTIIAVTNSKGGVGKSTVAVHLAAWLHEQGHRVILADCDTQHSSSEWLKEACPEIRTVILHDPDQILNELPLLNQEADFVIADGPGSQTETSRALLLRADFGIVPCKASMLEVRALAKATAVLRQAQDIRSGQPAAVVVLSMVGKKYRLTQDMIDAASALGLPMAKTPMVLRQIYADAPGQGAVVWQLGSRAKEASTEVKRLFSEILPASRAGQQTTKRNSRRSS; encoded by the coding sequence ATGACCATCATCGCAGTCACCAACAGCAAAGGCGGAGTCGGCAAGTCCACCGTGGCCGTGCATCTGGCGGCGTGGCTGCACGAACAGGGCCACCGCGTGATTCTGGCCGATTGCGACACGCAGCACAGTTCGTCCGAATGGCTGAAGGAAGCCTGTCCCGAGATCCGCACGGTCATCCTGCACGACCCGGATCAGATTCTCAACGAACTGCCGCTTCTGAATCAGGAAGCGGATTTCGTCATCGCCGACGGTCCCGGCAGCCAGACCGAAACCAGCCGGGCTCTGCTGCTGCGAGCCGACTTCGGCATCGTTCCCTGCAAGGCGTCGATGCTGGAAGTGCGTGCTCTGGCCAAAGCCACCGCCGTGCTCCGGCAGGCGCAGGACATTCGCAGCGGCCAGCCCGCAGCCGTTGTGGTGCTCAGCATGGTCGGCAAGAAATACCGGCTGACGCAGGACATGATCGACGCGGCGTCGGCGCTCGGCCTGCCGATGGCCAAAACGCCGATGGTCCTGCGGCAGATCTACGCCGACGCTCCCGGCCAGGGAGCCGTCGTCTGGCAGCTCGGTTCACGGGCCAAGGAAGCCTCGACCGAAGTGAAACGGCTGTTCTCGGAAATCCTGCCCGCATCCCGGGCCGGTCAGCAAACCACGAAACGCAACTCCCGGAGGTCGTCATGA
- a CDS encoding ORF6N domain-containing protein, translating to MAKKKTPSKLLIPAERIERSILLIRGHKVLLDADLAELYGVETRTLVQAVKRNVRRFPDDFMFQLSSEEFAEWRSQIVISNPGAKMGLRRPPYAFTEQGVAMLSSVLRSERAIDVNVEIMRTFVRLREMIASHADLVRRLDELESRYEGQFRQVFELIRQLIAPPTPDQKKRRIGFLRDDDESP from the coding sequence ATGGCGAAGAAGAAGACACCTTCGAAACTGCTGATCCCCGCGGAACGGATCGAACGATCGATCCTGTTGATTCGCGGCCACAAGGTGCTGCTGGACGCCGACCTGGCCGAGCTGTACGGCGTCGAAACGCGAACTCTCGTGCAGGCCGTGAAGCGTAACGTGCGCCGCTTTCCCGACGACTTCATGTTTCAGTTGTCGAGCGAAGAGTTTGCAGAATGGAGATCACAAATTGTGATCTCCAATCCGGGGGCGAAAATGGGACTGCGTCGTCCTCCGTATGCATTCACCGAGCAGGGTGTCGCGATGCTGTCCAGCGTGCTGCGAAGCGAGAGAGCCATCGACGTCAATGTGGAGATCATGCGGACCTTCGTCCGCCTCCGCGAGATGATCGCGTCGCACGCGGATCTGGTGAGGCGACTGGACGAACTCGAAAGCCGCTACGAAGGGCAGTTCCGGCAGGTGTTTGAACTGATCCGACAACTGATCGCCCCGCCGACGCCCGATCAGAAGAAACGCCGCATCGGCTTCCTGCGGGACGACGACGAATCGCCGTGA
- a CDS encoding Fic family protein: MDTNTRIGTYLKRTAGGETFHAFLPPPLPPNPPLNLVPLAQRLARASAALGRLDGVADILPDSSLLLYYYVRKEAVLSSQIEGTQSSLSDLLLFESDEVPKVPVDDVVEVSCYVAAVDHGLSRMRDGFPLSLRLIREMHAELLSRGRGSHQHPGEFRTSQNWIGGTRPGNAHFVPPPPERLIECLDQFEKYLHLDARPYASLIEAGLIHVQFETIHPFLDGNGRIGRLLIPFFLMLTGDLKQPWLYLSLFFRNNRDEYYRRLNAVRQAGDWEGWLEFFLHGVAHTADQVVATSRKISELFAADRDRITTLKRAGITATSVHELLRHRAVLTAKHAAEVLSVSTPAARRALLNLKSLGIVTDTSGRGKERLYVYTGLIDVLEHGAEPASYP, translated from the coding sequence ATGGACACCAACACGAGAATCGGCACTTATCTCAAACGCACGGCCGGAGGCGAGACGTTTCACGCATTTCTGCCGCCGCCGCTGCCGCCGAATCCGCCGCTTAATCTGGTGCCCCTGGCGCAGCGGCTGGCTCGGGCATCCGCCGCTCTGGGACGGCTTGACGGCGTCGCCGACATTCTGCCGGACAGCAGCCTGCTGTTGTACTACTACGTTCGCAAGGAAGCGGTGCTGTCGTCGCAGATTGAGGGCACGCAGTCGTCGCTGTCGGACCTGCTGCTGTTTGAAAGTGACGAAGTCCCGAAGGTGCCGGTCGACGATGTCGTCGAGGTATCGTGTTACGTGGCGGCGGTGGACCACGGGCTGAGCCGGATGCGGGACGGCTTCCCGCTGTCGCTGCGCCTGATTCGGGAGATGCATGCCGAGCTGCTGTCGCGGGGCCGCGGCAGTCATCAGCATCCCGGCGAGTTCCGCACGTCGCAGAACTGGATCGGCGGCACGCGTCCCGGAAACGCTCACTTCGTGCCGCCGCCTCCGGAACGTCTGATCGAGTGCCTGGATCAGTTCGAGAAGTATCTGCACCTGGACGCGCGACCCTATGCGTCGCTGATCGAGGCGGGCCTGATCCACGTTCAGTTCGAAACCATTCACCCGTTTCTGGATGGCAACGGAAGAATCGGACGGCTGCTGATTCCGTTCTTTCTGATGCTGACCGGCGACCTGAAGCAGCCGTGGCTGTACCTGAGCCTGTTCTTCCGCAATAACCGCGATGAGTACTACCGCCGGCTGAATGCCGTGCGGCAGGCCGGCGACTGGGAAGGCTGGCTGGAATTCTTCCTGCACGGCGTGGCCCACACGGCCGACCAGGTCGTGGCGACGTCCCGGAAGATCTCGGAACTGTTTGCCGCCGACCGCGACAGAATCACCACGCTGAAACGCGCGGGAATCACGGCCACGTCCGTTCACGAACTGCTGCGTCACCGGGCCGTGCTCACGGCGAAGCATGCTGCGGAAGTGCTGAGCGTCAGCACTCCCGCGGCACGGCGGGCGCTGCTGAATCTGAAAAGCCTGGGAATCGTCACCGACACCAGCGGCCGCGGCAAGGAACGGCTCTACGTCTACACCGGTCTCATCGACGTGCTGGAACACGGTGCCGAACCGGCGTCCTATCCGTAA
- a CDS encoding DUF1559 domain-containing protein: protein MTLRHKPGSRAFTLIELLVTLAIIGVLLALLLPAVQQAREAARRVQCKNNLKQLALACHNYESSYAYLPGYSGEYGHEETIVSGRENPQMWGWNWVSRSLSFLEQPRLAEEWGRLGMQRDPITGAADQKLIQTGLPVLHCPSRRSARAYPLMDVGQGISFASHYGPAAARTDYAMNAGAGTKDPVHADKGYLRITENGVYQLGRLTRLSDVRDGTSNTYLIGEKSLDPNHWEDGQGNGDRGPAMAAGSIRKGLNATHVRFAALPPKPDHQQRGECRHCHTFGSAHSHAWNAAFVDGSVRPIAYSLDVSLHRAFGSISGGEITP from the coding sequence ATGACGCTGCGACACAAACCCGGATCTCGCGCATTCACACTGATCGAGCTGCTGGTGACGCTGGCCATCATCGGCGTCCTCCTGGCCCTTCTGCTGCCGGCCGTGCAGCAGGCACGGGAAGCGGCACGCCGCGTTCAGTGCAAAAACAATCTCAAACAACTGGCACTGGCCTGTCACAACTATGAGAGTTCCTATGCATACCTGCCGGGCTACTCCGGCGAGTATGGCCACGAAGAGACGATCGTTTCCGGCCGGGAGAATCCTCAGATGTGGGGATGGAACTGGGTTTCACGAAGCCTGTCCTTTCTTGAACAGCCCCGGCTGGCGGAAGAGTGGGGACGTCTCGGCATGCAGCGGGATCCCATCACCGGCGCAGCCGATCAGAAGCTCATTCAGACCGGCCTGCCGGTCCTGCACTGTCCGTCACGCCGCTCGGCGCGAGCGTACCCATTGATGGATGTCGGGCAGGGCATATCGTTCGCCTCGCATTACGGCCCCGCGGCGGCCCGCACGGATTACGCCATGAACGCCGGTGCCGGGACGAAAGACCCGGTCCATGCCGACAAAGGTTATCTCAGAATCACGGAAAACGGTGTCTATCAGCTCGGCCGGCTGACCCGGCTGAGCGATGTCCGTGACGGCACGTCCAACACCTACCTGATCGGTGAGAAATCTCTGGACCCGAATCACTGGGAAGACGGCCAGGGCAACGGCGACCGGGGACCGGCCATGGCCGCCGGTTCCATCAGGAAAGGACTGAACGCCACTCACGTCCGCTTTGCCGCCCTCCCGCCAAAACCGGATCATCAGCAACGCGGCGAATGCCGCCACTGTCACACATTCGGCAGCGCCCACAGCCATGCCTGGAACGCCGCCTTCGTCGACGGCTCCGTCCGCCCGATCGCCTACAGCCTGGATGTCAGCCTCCACCGCGCCTTCGGATCAATCAGCGGCGGAGAGATCACTCCCTGA